In Phycisphaerae bacterium, a genomic segment contains:
- a CDS encoding sodium/solute symporter (Members of the Solute:Sodium Symporter (SSS), TC 2.A.21 as described in tcdb.org, catalyze solute:Na+ symport. Known solutes for members of the family include sugars, amino acids, nucleosides, inositols, vitamins, urea or anions, depending on the system.) has product MEFIGLVDIIVFVVLALIVIGIGMWAGRSEKTRSEQGAQDYFLAGRGLTWWLVGFSLIAANISTEQFVGMSGKAAAWLGMAIASYEWMAAITLVVVAFIFLPRFLQSGIYTIPEFLEYRYNTFARTVMAVATLIILVGVPTASVIFSGAKVVTGNFQGAILGPLDFGNITVGCWIIGIVAAIYVFAGGLKACAWTDLLWGSGLIIGGAIIAYLALRALGSADPAALAVTAVTDGVQPSDLQGSSGWSRFWQLNSGPLPAGKLHMVRDARDPEVPWTALVVGLWIPNFFYWGLNQYITQRTLGSKSLREGQKGIVFAAFLKLIIPFIVVIPGILAFNLFCTDLQSDAVNRNALVVSASSPELYAELSDGLKPAADKRNARIIAQIEANLRATAPATARAYRFNDRFAALHPADAARIAAHNARLVGGTLDATAQGAALAAANDRLLKAGPAGLAVETLPAYDYDNAFPTLIRRLLPVNVGLKGFVLVAIFGAVVSTLASMLNSASTIATMDIYHKLRKNASSFELVTAGRVFVVLFVLIAMSIAPFLGSPMFGGIFTFIQEFQGFISPGILAIFLFGVLVHRAPRSVGTVGLLLNPVLYGLFKYSTTLFGDGTPSVLRVIAGWSFLDRMALCFGIVMAVLTVITLAAPLKQPVVLPVNAKMDVSPSRSAVVFGVGVCILTVVLYIVFW; this is encoded by the coding sequence ATGGAATTCATCGGCTTGGTGGACATCATCGTCTTCGTGGTGCTGGCGCTGATCGTGATCGGCATCGGCATGTGGGCCGGCCGCAGCGAGAAGACCCGCAGCGAGCAGGGTGCCCAGGATTACTTTCTCGCCGGTCGCGGCTTGACCTGGTGGCTCGTCGGCTTCAGCCTCATCGCGGCCAACATCTCGACGGAGCAGTTCGTCGGCATGAGCGGCAAGGCGGCGGCGTGGCTCGGGATGGCCATCGCGAGCTACGAGTGGATGGCCGCGATCACGCTCGTCGTGGTGGCGTTCATCTTCCTGCCGCGCTTCCTGCAGAGCGGCATCTATACCATTCCCGAGTTTCTCGAGTACCGTTACAACACCTTCGCGCGCACCGTCATGGCCGTGGCCACGCTGATCATCCTGGTGGGCGTGCCGACGGCGTCCGTCATCTTCTCCGGCGCAAAAGTGGTCACGGGCAACTTCCAGGGCGCCATCCTCGGCCCGCTGGATTTCGGCAACATCACCGTCGGCTGTTGGATCATCGGTATCGTCGCCGCCATCTACGTCTTCGCCGGCGGCCTGAAGGCCTGCGCCTGGACGGACCTGCTGTGGGGCTCCGGCCTCATCATCGGCGGCGCGATCATCGCCTACCTGGCGCTGCGGGCGCTCGGCAGCGCGGACCCGGCGGCCCTGGCGGTCACCGCGGTCACGGACGGCGTGCAGCCCAGCGACCTGCAGGGCAGCAGCGGCTGGTCGCGGTTCTGGCAGCTCAACTCCGGGCCGCTGCCGGCAGGCAAGCTGCACATGGTCCGCGACGCGCGCGATCCGGAGGTGCCGTGGACGGCCCTCGTCGTGGGCCTCTGGATTCCGAACTTCTTCTACTGGGGACTCAACCAGTACATCACGCAGCGCACGCTGGGCAGCAAGAGCCTGCGCGAGGGCCAGAAGGGCATCGTCTTCGCCGCGTTCCTGAAGCTGATCATCCCCTTCATCGTCGTGATTCCCGGCATCCTGGCCTTCAACCTCTTCTGCACCGACCTGCAAAGCGACGCGGTGAACCGGAATGCCCTGGTGGTCTCGGCCAGCTCGCCGGAACTGTACGCGGAACTGTCCGACGGGCTGAAGCCCGCGGCCGACAAGCGCAACGCGCGCATTATCGCCCAGATCGAGGCAAACCTGCGAGCGACGGCACCGGCCACGGCGCGCGCGTACCGGTTCAACGACCGTTTCGCCGCGCTGCACCCCGCGGACGCCGCCCGGATCGCCGCACACAACGCCCGCCTCGTCGGCGGCACGCTGGACGCGACGGCCCAGGGTGCGGCGCTGGCGGCCGCAAACGACCGCCTGCTGAAAGCCGGCCCCGCGGGCCTCGCGGTCGAGACGCTGCCCGCGTATGACTACGACAATGCGTTTCCCACGCTTATCCGCCGGCTGCTGCCGGTCAACGTCGGCCTCAAGGGTTTCGTGCTGGTCGCGATCTTCGGCGCGGTCGTGAGCACGCTGGCCTCGATGCTGAACTCCGCGTCGACCATCGCCACGATGGACATTTATCACAAGCTGCGCAAGAACGCGTCCTCCTTCGAGCTCGTGACGGCCGGACGCGTGTTTGTCGTGCTGTTCGTGCTCATCGCCATGTCGATCGCCCCGTTCCTCGGCAGCCCGATGTTCGGCGGGATCTTCACGTTCATCCAGGAATTCCAGGGCTTCATCTCGCCGGGCATCCTGGCGATCTTCCTCTTCGGCGTCCTGGTGCACCGCGCCCCGCGCTCGGTCGGCACCGTCGGTCTCCTGCTGAATCCGGTGCTCTATGGCCTCTTCAAGTACAGCACCACGCTGTTCGGCGACGGCACGCCCAGCGTGCTGCGGGTGATCGCCGGCTGGTCTTTCCTCGACCGCATGGCCCTTTGCTTTGGCATCGTGATGGCGGTGCTGACGGTGATCACGCTCGCGGCGCCGCTCAAGCAACCCGTGGTGCTGCCGGTCAACGCGAAGATGGACGTGTCGCCGTCGCGCTCGGCGGTCGTTTTCGGCGTGGGAGTCTGCATCCTCACGGTCGTGCTGTACATCGTGTTCTGGTGA
- a CDS encoding glycoside hydrolase family 88 protein, whose amino-acid sequence MKRAAWTMSTLASVGMALCGLAARAGTDTANDGPAGESFRRFTHDGAWCWFADPRAVHHSGPPAHTYVGWVNSQGDIVVGALDLTTQAIDTVILQRKFECDDHAAPALVVLPDGRLRVFYSKHADTVMRTRITERAMDISAWEPEQTLALNNPAELKPEHPNAVCYPNPVMRADGTLLLFWRGTNGRPCFAVSTDGGATFGLGRIVFQAPQADAHNRPYLKVASRDGQIVHLAFTTGHPRDEETNSVFYCSFDGQVFRRADGSVIGSVDTLPIDPSACDVIHDGPATGVRAWLWDIAADAVGRPAIAYTRLPAETRHVYYYACWDGAGWRQTPVADAGAWFPRSARAGVEREPHYSAGIVLDHADPRRLYLARPRQGVFELERWELSAQNGQWQHAALTAGSQYDNVRPVAIRQAHADGPRVLWMCVDRSYEHYTQYACSLRMDRPEPPRTTNALDPDTIVRTMERVGRWQLANPAVHPAWDWTHGAFYAGLMALVRTTADPAFERAALEIGRAAEWKPGPRKYFADDHCVGQMYIELYLRHRDEAMLAPIRAALDDFAAQPADEPLDWRNEIHLREWAWCDALFMGPPTLALLYEATRDARYLRELDRRWWKTTDFLYDPGEHLYFRDGRFIAKRESNGQKVFWSRGNGWVLAGLARVLQHLPAEHPTRPRYEQLFRKMSARIAALQQADGLWRASLLNPAGYPYAETSGSGFYCFALAWGVNAGLLEQQQYRPVVERAWSALVRCVDSNGMLEWVQPVGDDPRRVRAAHTDVYGVGALLLAGEQVRRLVQESP is encoded by the coding sequence ATGAAACGTGCCGCCTGGACGATGAGCACGCTGGCGTCGGTTGGCATGGCGCTGTGCGGACTGGCGGCGCGGGCCGGGACGGACACCGCCAATGATGGTCCGGCCGGCGAGAGCTTTCGCCGCTTCACGCACGACGGGGCCTGGTGCTGGTTTGCCGACCCGCGGGCGGTGCATCACTCCGGCCCGCCCGCGCACACGTACGTCGGCTGGGTGAACAGCCAGGGCGACATCGTCGTCGGCGCGCTGGATCTCACGACGCAGGCGATCGACACCGTGATTCTCCAGCGGAAGTTTGAGTGCGACGACCACGCGGCGCCCGCGCTGGTGGTCCTGCCGGACGGGCGGCTGCGGGTGTTCTATTCCAAGCACGCGGATACGGTCATGCGGACGCGCATCACGGAGCGTGCGATGGACATCAGCGCGTGGGAGCCGGAGCAGACACTCGCATTGAACAACCCCGCCGAGCTGAAACCTGAACATCCCAACGCGGTGTGCTACCCGAATCCGGTCATGCGTGCCGACGGTACGCTGTTGCTGTTCTGGCGCGGTACGAACGGGCGACCCTGCTTCGCCGTGTCGACCGACGGTGGGGCCACCTTCGGGCTGGGCCGCATCGTGTTCCAGGCGCCGCAGGCCGACGCCCATAACCGCCCGTACCTGAAGGTGGCGAGCCGCGATGGCCAGATAGTGCACCTGGCGTTCACAACCGGGCATCCCCGTGACGAGGAGACCAACAGCGTCTTTTATTGTTCGTTTGACGGACAGGTGTTTCGCCGTGCTGATGGAAGTGTGATCGGCAGCGTCGACACGCTGCCCATTGACCCGTCGGCGTGCGACGTCATCCACGACGGGCCGGCGACGGGCGTGCGTGCATGGCTGTGGGATATTGCCGCGGATGCGGTGGGCCGCCCGGCGATTGCGTACACGCGTCTCCCGGCCGAGACACGCCACGTGTACTACTACGCGTGCTGGGATGGAGCCGGGTGGAGACAGACACCCGTCGCGGATGCCGGCGCCTGGTTCCCGCGATCGGCCCGCGCCGGGGTGGAGCGCGAGCCGCACTATTCCGCCGGAATCGTGCTGGATCATGCTGACCCGCGCCGCCTCTACCTGGCCCGGCCGCGGCAGGGCGTGTTCGAGCTCGAGCGCTGGGAGCTGTCCGCGCAGAACGGCCAGTGGCAGCACGCGGCGCTGACCGCGGGTTCGCAGTACGACAACGTGCGCCCGGTCGCAATCCGCCAAGCGCACGCCGACGGTCCCCGCGTCTTGTGGATGTGTGTCGATCGCAGCTACGAACACTACACGCAGTACGCCTGCTCATTGCGGATGGACCGCCCCGAGCCGCCGCGCACCACGAACGCGCTCGACCCGGACACGATCGTGCGGACGATGGAGCGGGTGGGGCGCTGGCAACTCGCGAATCCGGCGGTGCATCCGGCGTGGGATTGGACGCACGGAGCGTTTTACGCGGGGTTGATGGCCCTGGTGCGCACCACGGCCGACCCGGCGTTCGAGCGGGCGGCGCTGGAGATCGGGCGGGCAGCCGAATGGAAGCCGGGCCCGCGCAAGTACTTCGCCGACGACCACTGCGTCGGGCAGATGTACATCGAGCTGTACCTGCGGCACCGCGACGAGGCGATGCTGGCGCCGATCCGCGCCGCGCTCGACGACTTCGCCGCTCAACCCGCGGATGAGCCCCTGGACTGGCGCAACGAAATCCACCTGCGCGAGTGGGCCTGGTGTGACGCGCTGTTCATGGGGCCGCCGACACTGGCACTGCTCTACGAGGCCACTCGCGACGCGCGCTACTTGCGAGAGCTCGACCGGCGGTGGTGGAAGACAACCGATTTCCTGTATGATCCGGGCGAGCATCTGTACTTCCGCGACGGCCGTTTCATCGCGAAGCGCGAGTCCAACGGCCAGAAGGTCTTCTGGAGCCGCGGCAATGGCTGGGTGCTCGCGGGTCTGGCACGCGTGTTGCAACACCTGCCGGCCGAGCATCCGACGCGCCCGCGCTACGAGCAGCTCTTCCGGAAAATGAGCGCGCGGATCGCGGCCCTGCAACAGGCGGACGGGCTTTGGCGCGCGAGCCTGCTGAATCCGGCCGGCTATCCGTACGCCGAAACGAGCGGCTCTGGCTTCTACTGCTTCGCGCTCGCGTGGGGCGTGAACGCCGGCCTCCTGGAGCAACAGCAGTACCGGCCGGTGGTCGAGCGAGCGTGGAGCGCGCTGGTCCGTTGCGTCGATTCGAACGGAATGCTCGAATGGGTGCAGCCGGTCGGCGACGACCCGCGGCGCGTCCGAGCAGCGCACACCGATGTCTACGGCGTCGGCGCGTTGCTGCTGGCGGGCGAACAGGTGCGGCGGCTGGTGCAAGAGTCACCGTAG
- the galK gene encoding galactokinase encodes MALRAAADVKADFERRMGRPATVVARAPGRVNIIGEHTDYNEGFVFPMALEQCTWVAAAPRTDGQVRVVAAELNDEQQWPRGGWSKQGFPGWTNYVAGVETLVGALRPGAPGADVLIASDVPVGSGLSSSAALEVSTALAFAALGGVTLEGQPLADLARRAEHEYAHVPCGIMDQYVSVLARRAHAFLLDCRSRTWEHVPLQLGDAVVLVVNSGVRHALASGEYAVRQKQCQAAVAYFRQRNPAVRALRDVTSADVEAHRRQLESLVAARARHVTTEDERTRAAAAALRKGDLETLGRLLYASHESLRRDYEVSCPELDLLVDIVRGVPGAYGARMTGGGFGGCIVAIVKQTAVPAVTEAVRARYDAAGHGPSYAIVTQPGPGAALEFRA; translated from the coding sequence ATGGCACTGCGTGCGGCAGCAGACGTGAAGGCGGATTTTGAGCGGCGCATGGGGCGACCGGCGACGGTGGTAGCGCGAGCCCCGGGCCGCGTCAACATCATCGGCGAGCACACGGACTACAACGAAGGTTTTGTGTTCCCGATGGCACTCGAGCAGTGCACGTGGGTGGCCGCTGCGCCCCGGACGGACGGACAGGTTCGGGTGGTCGCCGCGGAACTCAATGACGAGCAGCAATGGCCGCGCGGCGGGTGGTCCAAACAGGGCTTTCCGGGATGGACGAACTACGTCGCGGGTGTGGAAACGCTGGTCGGCGCCCTGCGCCCCGGCGCGCCCGGCGCCGACGTGCTTATCGCGAGTGACGTGCCTGTCGGCAGCGGCCTTTCCAGCTCCGCCGCGCTCGAAGTATCCACGGCCCTCGCCTTCGCGGCGCTCGGCGGCGTGACGCTGGAAGGGCAGCCGCTCGCCGACCTGGCCCGCCGCGCGGAGCACGAGTACGCACACGTGCCGTGCGGCATCATGGACCAGTATGTCAGCGTGCTGGCCCGGCGTGCGCATGCGTTTCTGCTCGACTGTCGCAGCCGGACGTGGGAACACGTGCCGCTGCAGCTTGGCGACGCGGTGGTGCTGGTCGTGAATTCCGGCGTACGGCACGCACTGGCGTCGGGCGAGTACGCCGTGCGCCAGAAGCAGTGCCAGGCCGCGGTCGCGTATTTCCGCCAGCGCAACCCGGCCGTGCGGGCGCTGCGCGACGTGACGTCGGCGGACGTCGAGGCGCACCGGCGGCAGCTCGAGTCGCTTGTGGCCGCCCGGGCACGGCACGTGACGACCGAGGATGAGCGGACGCGGGCGGCGGCGGCCGCGCTGCGCAAAGGTGATCTCGAGACCCTCGGCCGGCTGCTGTACGCGTCGCACGAATCCCTGCGCCGGGATTACGAGGTGTCGTGCCCCGAGCTGGACCTGCTTGTCGACATCGTCCGCGGCGTGCCGGGTGCTTACGGCGCGCGCATGACCGGCGGCGGGTTCGGCGGCTGCATCGTGGCGATCGTCAAGCAGACGGCCGTGCCAGCGGTGACCGAGGCGGTGCGGGCGCGCTATGACGCTGCGGGCCACGGGCCCTCGTACGCGATCGTCACGCAGCCGGGCCCGGGCGCCGCGCTGGAGTTTCGCGCGTAG